CGTTCAGCACGCCAAAGCTCATACTGGGACTGCTGGTTCAGCCAGCTTTCTGCCGAGGTATCAAAGGCGATCGAAAGACGGATAGCCATTTCGGGACTAATGCCGGCCTTGCCGTTCAACACAGCGCTCAGAGTCTTGCGGCTGACGCCCAACGCTTCTGCCGCTGCCGTTACAGAGAGGCCAAGGGGTTCCAAGCAAAGCTCTCGCAATACTTCACCAGGGTGGGGAGGGTTGTGCATCAACATGAGCGGCACCTCAGTGGTAATCTTCGTAATTCACTATCACGGCATCCCCGTCCTCAAATCTGAACGTCACTCGCCAGTTACCGCCGACCGTCACGGACCAGATTCCGGCGCGATTCCCTGAGAGTTCGTGCAGCCGAAGTCCCGGCAAGTCCATATCTTTGGTGTCTGATGCTGCATTCAATCTACCGAGAATAAGCCGAAGCCTCTTTGCATGAGCGGCCCGAATCCCTGCGGTGCTGCCGGACTTGAAGAATTTGGCTAAGCCCTTGTGTTTGAAGCTTCGAATCACTCCTTGAGTGTGCCCCGTAACGTATCAGGTGTCAAAGCACATGACGTTTCGCCTGCACCGAAACGGGGCCACACAAAAGGGACCAGACACTCAGCTATCCGCTCATTTGCAGTACCAACAATGACCTGCAACCTACTGATCTGAGCATTAATGTTCGACTTCTCACGATCACTGGGAGTTACCCCGCTAAATAATGTGCCGCCGCTGGCCGGGAATGACGCAGCGAGCAGCACGGGCCACGGGTGGCTCCCATCGGACGACTTGGCGCCAGAAACCTAGCACAATTAGGATATCTGCAACCATTATATCGCTCTCAACCCACCTGTTAAGCCGGAATCGCTCTTATGGACATAGGAAAGACGCTAACAAAAGTGGTGCTGAAATTCCGCGGTGGAAAACTAAAAAGCCTCGTCGTTCGCAAACTATCGCAGTTTTCTCAAGCCACCACCCGCAATGCCTTCAGGCAGTCCCGCAATCTGCGCCATCTCAGTATGGGCGGCGCCTTTGTGGGCATGGGCCTGATCCTGCTGTTGTCAGTCATCTACGACAAACTGAAGGCCAGAGCGCAACGCGCCTATTCCTTCGTCGACACCAATTACGACACGGCGGGACGGGCCTGGAAACGGCAACCTGAAATTCAGGAGCGCATACTTAGGGACCGGTTCTGGCGCCCTTACGAGCTTGCTCTCAGCGCCAGGGATATCAAGCCCCCGTACGACGACCGGGAATCGTTTCTGCGCCTGGCCCGACACGCACTGGAGGCCGACCTGCCACTACTGGAAGACCACAACGCCGCAGGGCAGCCTTCCCGCATTCCTTTTCGTCAGGCGCAGAAACTGTTTGCGTCACCACCGTTCAGTACGCACAAGAATTCCGTCAACGACCTGCGGTTTTCATGGTACAGGGATATACGGGACCGCCATCTTGGCCCCCGGCGATACCTGATGGACCTCACACAATCCTCTCCGTTCGAGAATTACCTGCTGATCGGTTTTCG
The Gammaproteobacteria bacterium DNA segment above includes these coding regions:
- a CDS encoding HigA family addiction module antitoxin, which produces MLMHNPPHPGEVLRELCLEPLGLSVTAAAEALGVSRKTLSAVLNGKAGISPEMAIRLSIAFDTSAESWLNQQSQYELWRAERHRKELKVKRLVAV
- a CDS encoding type II toxin-antitoxin system RelE/ParE family toxin, with the protein product MIRSFKHKGLAKFFKSGSTAGIRAAHAKRLRLILGRLNAASDTKDMDLPGLRLHELSGNRAGIWSVTVGGNWRVTFRFEDGDAVIVNYEDYH